The Halomonas sp. 7T genome contains a region encoding:
- a CDS encoding 3-deoxy-7-phosphoheptulonate synthase, which yields MSDQQVSNLNVLAQDVLTTPEALKNAIPLTETAERSVIEGRTTIQNILDGKDPRLLVVVGPCSIHDVDAALDYARRLRKLADQVNDSLYIVMRVYFEKPRTTVGWKGLINDPHLNDSFEIDEGLHIARKLLVDLAEMGLPLATEALDPISPQYLQDCISWSAVGARTTESQTHREMASGLSCPVGFKNGTDGSLDVAINALESVAHPHNFLGINQSGQVAIIRTRGNAYGHAVLRGGNGKPNYDSVSVALAEKELKKANLSANIMIDCSHANSNKDAALQPLVLENVTNQILEGNTSIVGLMVESNIGWGNQKVPANLSDLQYGVSITDACIDWDTTVETFTRMNEKLAPVLAKRIAQ from the coding sequence ATGTCTGATCAGCAGGTTAGTAACCTTAACGTCCTTGCCCAGGACGTTCTTACCACCCCCGAAGCACTAAAAAACGCCATCCCTCTGACCGAAACCGCCGAGCGTTCGGTAATTGAAGGGCGCACTACCATCCAGAATATTTTAGACGGTAAAGACCCCCGCCTACTTGTCGTCGTAGGGCCATGCTCTATTCACGATGTTGACGCCGCGCTGGATTACGCCCGCCGTTTACGCAAGCTGGCCGACCAAGTCAACGACAGCCTGTACATTGTGATGCGCGTCTATTTTGAAAAACCTCGCACCACGGTTGGCTGGAAAGGCTTGATCAACGACCCGCACCTCAATGACTCGTTTGAGATTGACGAAGGGCTTCATATTGCCCGCAAGCTACTGGTGGATCTAGCTGAAATGGGCTTACCACTGGCGACCGAAGCACTCGACCCCATTTCACCCCAGTATCTACAAGACTGTATCAGCTGGTCAGCGGTTGGCGCGCGCACCACAGAGTCTCAGACCCATCGGGAAATGGCGTCGGGCCTCTCCTGCCCCGTCGGCTTCAAAAACGGCACCGACGGCAGCCTGGATGTAGCGATCAATGCACTAGAATCCGTTGCCCATCCTCATAACTTCCTGGGCATCAATCAGTCAGGCCAAGTCGCTATTATTCGCACTCGCGGCAACGCTTACGGCCATGCCGTACTGCGTGGCGGCAACGGCAAGCCTAACTACGATAGCGTTAGCGTTGCCCTGGCCGAGAAAGAGCTGAAGAAAGCTAACCTTTCTGCCAACATCATGATCGACTGCTCTCACGCGAACTCCAACAAAGACGCTGCCCTACAGCCGTTAGTACTGGAAAATGTGACTAACCAGATTTTAGAGGGCAACACTTCGATTGTTGGCTTAATGGTTGAATCCAATATCGGTTGGGGCAATCAAAAAGTACCCGCAAACTTAAGCGACCTTCAGTACGGTGTTTCTATCACCGACGCCTGCATCGACTGGGATACAACGGTTGAAACCTTTACTCGCATGAACGAGAAACTGGCGCCGGTATTGGCAAAGCGCATCGCCCAATAA
- the rpoE gene encoding RNA polymerase sigma factor RpoE, whose amino-acid sequence MGTRETDQQLVERAQKGDTRAFDLLVKKYQHKIIGLIGRYVHDHSEVQDVAQEAFIKAYRALGKFRAESAFYTWMYRIAINTAKNHLVSRGRRPPGSDLDIVDAEIVDQSGRLADAESPEAAIARDQLEAAVYEAIEQLPEDLRTAITLRELDGLAYEDIAQVMQCPVGTVRSRIFRAREAVDEHIRPLVTTARNSRDESQ is encoded by the coding sequence ATGGGCACTCGTGAAACAGACCAACAGCTTGTTGAACGTGCCCAGAAAGGCGATACCCGTGCGTTTGATCTACTGGTCAAAAAATACCAGCATAAGATTATTGGTTTGATTGGTCGCTATGTGCACGATCACTCCGAGGTGCAGGACGTTGCCCAAGAGGCATTTATTAAAGCGTATCGGGCGCTTGGCAAGTTTCGCGCCGAAAGTGCGTTTTACACCTGGATGTATCGGATTGCGATAAACACCGCCAAAAACCACTTGGTTTCCAGAGGGCGGCGACCGCCGGGCAGTGACCTGGACATTGTTGATGCTGAAATTGTCGATCAAAGCGGTCGCTTGGCAGATGCTGAGTCTCCTGAAGCGGCTATTGCGCGCGACCAGCTTGAAGCGGCGGTGTATGAAGCCATTGAGCAGCTGCCAGAAGATTTGCGCACCGCGATCACGCTGCGAGAGCTAGATGGACTTGCTTATGAAGATATTGCCCAAGTCATGCAGTGCCCCGTAGGCACGGTGCGTTCGCGTATTTTCCGCGCCCGTGAGGCGGTTGATGAGCACATTCGTCCGCTGGTTACCACCGCGCGTAATAGTCGTGATGAGTCGCAGTAG
- a CDS encoding sigma-E factor negative regulatory protein encodes MSQNTRESLSALMDSESDELELRRVLKSLPDDSDAAETWRRYHLARSMMQREREVDVSVDLSAGIMERLRDEPAPSLGDEQQAMPARSSGISFARGAGVAAAVSLMVITGVQFLGSNNSSQEQDAGNFAATPSAGAQVQPVSLASSQPATAPASSMPMFEPTPFRINGQGGNSGLMNVSEAGFSGPAASQSVMSHQSASIDIDQIRLLQSYLEQHAQGAASGNADSWMPLMRSSSVTEPLGQR; translated from the coding sequence ATGAGTCAAAACACACGGGAATCGCTTTCGGCGTTAATGGATAGTGAAAGCGATGAGCTTGAACTGCGCCGAGTGTTAAAGTCGTTGCCTGATGACAGTGACGCGGCTGAGACGTGGCGACGTTATCACCTAGCGCGCAGCATGATGCAGCGTGAACGCGAAGTGGACGTGAGTGTTGACCTCTCCGCAGGCATTATGGAACGGCTACGTGACGAGCCAGCGCCATCGCTAGGCGATGAGCAGCAAGCCATGCCCGCTAGGTCGAGTGGCATATCATTCGCCCGAGGCGCGGGTGTTGCTGCGGCGGTATCGCTAATGGTGATTACAGGTGTGCAATTCCTGGGCAGCAATAACAGCTCTCAAGAGCAGGACGCAGGCAATTTTGCCGCTACCCCTTCAGCGGGAGCTCAAGTACAGCCGGTAAGCTTAGCGTCGTCTCAGCCCGCTACCGCACCTGCCTCCAGCATGCCAATGTTCGAACCTACTCCATTTCGTATCAATGGTCAGGGTGGTAACAGCGGTCTTATGAACGTTAGTGAGGCTGGCTTTTCTGGGCCTGCCGCATCGCAGAGTGTGATGTCTCATCAGAGTGCTTCTATCGATATTGATCAAATTCGCTTGCTGCAAAGCTACTTAGAGCAGCATGCACAAGGCGCAGCGAGCGGCAATGCTGATAGCTGGATGCCACTGATGCGCTCTTCCTCTGTAACAGAGCCGCTGGGCCAGCGTTAA
- a CDS encoding MucB/RseB C-terminal domain-containing protein, which translates to MTNVAAAFLGIPLKKVFALSLFTLGAHFFLTPVEASGRAESIDANACASIVSQSLPSNVEQWLVYSRYANHCYLFQARAVSIDPLGVRTLALSHRIRDGVRQQVVQHLDGPSISVERRSHAGRSAWFGASENASPSTPEAWAAHIADHYAISLENDSRVAGRSAVQLTFLPHDGKRYQHEWWVDKETGLLLKSVLSDSQDRVLETFQVTQLQSPEPYRGPISADSPPTVPDRGWQVTWLPDGFLAQPVEGGVSEAEQQFFSDGLASLSVFASPVAQTALDPGIHTLGVSTVAVSFVNDGEQRWQLIGVGELPPSLLLRIVQSVELE; encoded by the coding sequence ATGACGAACGTTGCTGCTGCCTTTTTAGGTATCCCTTTAAAAAAAGTATTTGCACTTAGCTTATTTACGTTAGGTGCCCACTTTTTTTTAACACCGGTTGAAGCAAGCGGTCGTGCAGAGTCAATTGATGCAAATGCGTGTGCATCAATAGTATCGCAAAGCTTACCCAGTAATGTTGAGCAGTGGCTTGTGTACAGCAGATACGCAAACCACTGTTACTTATTTCAAGCGAGAGCCGTTTCGATTGATCCGCTGGGAGTCCGTACGTTGGCGCTATCACATCGTATTCGTGACGGTGTGCGTCAGCAGGTGGTTCAACATCTTGATGGCCCGTCAATTAGCGTTGAGCGCCGCTCCCATGCAGGGCGGTCGGCATGGTTTGGCGCCAGTGAAAATGCATCACCCTCTACCCCAGAGGCGTGGGCTGCCCATATTGCTGATCATTATGCTATTTCGCTCGAAAACGATAGCCGTGTGGCCGGGCGCTCAGCCGTACAGCTGACTTTCCTACCTCATGATGGTAAGCGCTATCAGCATGAGTGGTGGGTTGATAAAGAGACAGGGCTGTTATTAAAGTCCGTATTGAGTGATTCACAAGACAGAGTGCTTGAAACCTTCCAGGTTACACAGCTCCAATCCCCTGAGCCTTATCGTGGCCCTATCAGTGCGGACAGCCCACCCACAGTCCCTGATAGAGGCTGGCAAGTTACGTGGCTTCCTGACGGCTTTTTGGCCCAACCTGTTGAAGGTGGTGTTAGCGAAGCGGAACAGCAATTTTTTAGCGACGGCTTAGCGTCTCTAAGCGTCTTTGCGTCCCCTGTGGCACAAACAGCACTGGATCCAGGTATTCACACGCTTGGAGTGTCTACGGTGGCAGTGTCGTTTGTAAATGACGGTGAGCAGCGCTGGCAGTTAATAGGAGTAGGGGAGCTACCGCCGAGCCTCCTGCTTCGAATTGTGCAGTCCGTCGAGCTTGAATGA
- a CDS encoding SoxR reducing system RseC family protein, which produces MSNLSCAGLLRTGTVVGYMPPQGIKVDVSVEKTCEECAKGRGCGMGLIARRQQQQIVLKPDCPPEQYQQRYPIGASVTFSVFKADLTAVALLVYTLPLLVALLLSGVAVWVEASEWQTAAIFFGTLMCSAVALKYSLHGRMERFRPRLVS; this is translated from the coding sequence ATGAGTAACCTCTCATGCGCCGGGTTGCTACGCACCGGTACCGTAGTGGGCTACATGCCGCCGCAAGGTATTAAGGTCGATGTATCAGTAGAAAAGACCTGCGAGGAGTGCGCAAAAGGGCGTGGGTGTGGCATGGGGCTGATAGCCCGACGTCAACAACAGCAGATCGTACTGAAACCTGATTGCCCCCCTGAGCAGTATCAACAGCGTTACCCCATTGGCGCTTCTGTGACGTTCAGTGTCTTTAAAGCAGACCTAACCGCCGTTGCGTTGCTGGTTTATACCTTGCCATTACTGGTTGCTTTGTTACTTTCAGGTGTCGCCGTTTGGGTAGAAGCCTCAGAGTGGCAAACAGCCGCTATTTTTTTTGGGACATTGATGTGTAGCGCTGTTGCCCTTAAATATAGCCTACACGGACGTATGGAACGCTTTCGGCCACGGTTGGTCAGTTAA
- a CDS encoding DegQ family serine endoprotease translates to MKRLVLPSTLWLCVVALLMMGQTAHAQNLPDFTALVEDAAPGVVNISTSRTIQRGGPAGHGFGGQELPEIFRHFFGDSFPVPPGGSQGRSQERQSLGSGFVISADGYVLTNAHVVEDADEILVRLNDRRELTAELIGSDSQTDVALLKIDANNLPVLDLGDSDELRVGEWVAAIGSPFGFDYSVTAGIVSAINRTLPRDVYVPFIQTDVAINPGNSGGPLFNLQGEVVGINSQIFTRSGGFMGLSFAIPINVAMDVADQLREDGQVNRGWLGVMIQPVSRDLAESFGMDEAVGALIADLDPEGPAAQGGLQAGDVVVEVNGEEVDRSSTLPRLIGRVAPGREVELTLMRDGEQVTETVELGSWPNAESSQSSSSSNDQVRLGVAVAEVDEATRERLNISGGVEVRQVEADSVAAQAGLRPGDILVSIDHRTVSTADELLSIVEGLPSDRAIPLRLYRDGRSLFVALRLE, encoded by the coding sequence ATGAAGCGCTTGGTTCTCCCCTCTACCCTGTGGCTATGCGTAGTTGCGCTATTGATGATGGGCCAAACTGCCCATGCGCAAAATCTTCCAGACTTTACTGCGCTGGTGGAAGATGCAGCCCCTGGCGTCGTTAATATTTCTACTAGCCGAACTATCCAGCGCGGTGGGCCTGCTGGCCACGGGTTTGGCGGACAAGAACTCCCCGAAATATTTAGACACTTCTTTGGTGATAGTTTTCCTGTGCCGCCCGGAGGTAGCCAGGGCAGAAGCCAAGAGCGTCAATCGTTAGGATCGGGCTTTGTGATTAGTGCAGACGGTTACGTGCTGACTAACGCTCATGTGGTGGAAGATGCCGATGAGATACTGGTACGCCTTAACGATCGTCGTGAGCTAACAGCCGAACTTATTGGTAGCGACAGTCAGACGGATGTCGCGTTGCTTAAAATCGATGCGAATAACTTGCCCGTACTGGACTTGGGTGATTCTGACGAGCTTAGAGTCGGCGAGTGGGTTGCGGCAATTGGTTCACCGTTTGGCTTCGACTACTCAGTAACTGCTGGCATTGTCAGTGCTATTAATCGCACGCTGCCGCGTGATGTTTACGTTCCCTTTATTCAAACGGACGTGGCGATTAATCCCGGGAACTCAGGTGGTCCACTGTTCAATCTTCAGGGTGAAGTCGTTGGGATTAACTCGCAAATCTTTACCCGCAGTGGCGGTTTCATGGGGCTCTCTTTTGCGATCCCGATCAACGTAGCTATGGATGTGGCCGATCAACTGCGTGAAGATGGCCAAGTCAACCGTGGTTGGCTGGGGGTGATGATTCAGCCGGTTTCGCGGGATTTGGCCGAATCCTTTGGTATGGATGAGGCCGTGGGTGCGCTGATTGCGGATCTTGATCCTGAAGGCCCCGCTGCCCAAGGCGGTCTCCAGGCGGGTGATGTAGTGGTTGAGGTCAATGGTGAAGAAGTTGACCGCTCAAGCACGTTGCCCCGCTTAATTGGCCGGGTAGCGCCAGGACGTGAAGTAGAGCTTACGCTAATGCGCGATGGTGAACAGGTGACTGAAACCGTTGAGTTAGGCAGCTGGCCAAACGCAGAATCGTCTCAGTCATCGTCTAGTAGCAACGACCAGGTGCGTTTAGGTGTCGCGGTTGCGGAGGTGGATGAGGCCACCCGTGAACGCTTGAATATCAGCGGTGGTGTTGAGGTTCGCCAGGTAGAAGCTGACAGCGTAGCCGCCCAGGCTGGCCTACGCCCGGGCGATATACTAGTAAGTATTGATCATCGCACCGTATCTACTGCAGATGAGCTACTGAGCATCGTTGAAGGGCTACCTAGCGATCGTGCTATTCCACTGCGTTTATACCGTGATGGTCGCTCGCTATTTGTGGCTTTACGCTTAGAGTAA
- the lepA gene encoding translation elongation factor 4 gives MSQDVSSEKLKHIRNFSIIAHIDHGKSTLSDRLIQTCEGLTERELKEQVLDSMDIERERGITIKAQSVTLDYTAADGQVYQLNFIDTPGHVDFSYEVSRSLYACEGALLVVDAAQGVEAQSVANCYTAIEQGLEVLPVLNKIDLPQADCDKVAQEIEEIIGLDATDACQVSAKSGIGIDALLERLVRDIPPPKGDPSAPLQALIIDSWFDNYLGVVSLVRLFDGTLRKGDKIRIKSTGRDWGATEVGIFTPQRKQTDILRAGEVGFIVAGIKEIHGAPVGDTITHTKTPDVPRLPGFQKVKPQVYAGMFPVSADDYEDFRDALEKLALNDASLEYEPENSDALGFGFRVGFLGTLHMEIIQERLEREYDIDLLTTAPTVVYELAMKNGDVSYISNPSKLPDMADVDEMREPIVRASILVPQEYVGNVIAECEQRRGTQRDMQFLGNQIQLAYELPMSEVVMDFFDRLKSISRGYASLEYNFERFEAAKLVRLDVLINGDKVDALAVIIHRDHAHSRGRLLVEKMKELIPRQMFDVAIQAAIGGQVVARSTVKALRKNVTAKCYGGDVSRKKKLLEKQKAGKKRMKQVGRVEIPQDAFLAVLKVND, from the coding sequence ATGTCTCAAGACGTTTCCAGCGAAAAACTCAAACATATTAGAAATTTCTCTATCATCGCGCATATCGATCATGGTAAGTCGACGCTATCAGATCGTTTGATTCAAACCTGTGAGGGGTTAACTGAGCGTGAGCTTAAAGAGCAAGTGCTCGATTCCATGGACATTGAGCGCGAACGTGGGATTACCATTAAAGCGCAGTCGGTCACACTAGATTATACGGCTGCCGATGGGCAGGTATATCAGCTTAACTTTATCGATACGCCTGGCCACGTTGATTTTTCTTACGAGGTTTCTCGCTCGCTCTACGCTTGTGAAGGCGCATTGCTGGTGGTGGATGCTGCGCAAGGTGTAGAGGCTCAATCGGTCGCTAACTGCTATACCGCTATTGAGCAAGGACTTGAAGTCCTACCTGTACTAAACAAAATCGATTTGCCCCAAGCGGACTGTGACAAGGTTGCCCAGGAGATCGAAGAGATTATCGGTCTTGATGCGACTGATGCCTGCCAAGTATCAGCTAAAAGCGGAATTGGTATCGATGCCCTGCTTGAACGGTTAGTTCGCGATATTCCGCCGCCCAAGGGTGACCCCAGTGCGCCACTGCAAGCGCTGATTATCGACTCCTGGTTTGATAACTACCTGGGTGTCGTCTCGCTGGTGAGGCTATTTGATGGCACGCTGCGTAAAGGCGATAAGATCCGCATTAAATCGACAGGCCGCGACTGGGGCGCTACCGAAGTCGGTATCTTCACCCCGCAGCGCAAGCAGACCGATATCCTTCGTGCGGGTGAAGTAGGTTTTATTGTCGCCGGTATTAAAGAGATTCATGGGGCGCCGGTGGGTGACACTATTACCCATACCAAAACGCCCGACGTTCCACGCCTGCCAGGTTTCCAAAAAGTTAAGCCCCAGGTTTATGCAGGTATGTTCCCGGTCAGTGCGGATGATTACGAAGACTTTCGTGATGCACTTGAAAAACTCGCGCTTAACGATGCTTCGTTAGAGTATGAGCCGGAAAACTCCGATGCTCTTGGCTTTGGCTTTCGCGTGGGCTTTCTTGGCACGCTGCACATGGAGATCATCCAAGAGCGCCTTGAACGTGAATATGATATTGACCTGCTGACTACCGCGCCCACGGTGGTTTATGAATTAGCCATGAAAAACGGCGATGTGAGCTACATCTCCAACCCGTCTAAATTGCCTGATATGGCCGACGTGGACGAGATGCGTGAACCCATTGTCCGTGCCAGCATCCTGGTGCCTCAAGAGTATGTGGGTAACGTAATTGCTGAGTGCGAACAGCGTCGTGGTACGCAGCGGGATATGCAGTTTTTGGGTAATCAAATTCAGTTGGCTTACGAGCTGCCGATGTCTGAAGTGGTTATGGATTTCTTTGACCGCTTGAAGTCGATTTCCCGTGGCTATGCATCGCTTGAATATAACTTTGAACGTTTTGAAGCAGCTAAGTTGGTTCGTCTGGACGTGTTGATTAACGGCGATAAAGTTGACGCGCTGGCCGTTATTATCCACCGCGACCATGCGCATAGCCGCGGTCGGCTGCTAGTGGAAAAAATGAAAGAGCTGATTCCACGCCAAATGTTTGATGTGGCTATTCAAGCGGCCATTGGTGGCCAGGTTGTCGCGCGTTCAACGGTGAAAGCGCTGCGTAAAAACGTGACGGCCAAATGTTACGGCGGTGATGTCAGCCGTAAGAAAAAGCTCTTGGAAAAACAGAAGGCCGGTAAGAAACGGATGAAACAGGTGGGGCGTGTTGAAATTCCCCAGGATGCCTTCCTTGCTGTGCTCAAGGTAAACGACTAG
- the lepB gene encoding signal peptidase I has product MDFSLLLVLAVAISGVIYLLDVLLLKPKRRQRFEAAEANAGDGLDAVTSEKLLKEPWPVDYARSFFPVLLVVLVVRSFVVEPFQIPSGSMKPTLEVGDFILVNKFAYGLRLPVVHNRFLEVDDPERGDVMVFRFPDEPSVNFIKRVVGLPGDTIRYEGKQLYINGERVNKALIEEGPEDSPQQLLLEERLGGVSHYIYNNPRDPGPQMREIRVPEGHYFTMGDNRDHSNDSRYWGFVPEENIVGRAFAVWMHWDGGLPSFTSVRRIE; this is encoded by the coding sequence ATGGATTTTTCATTACTACTGGTGTTGGCGGTCGCAATCTCCGGCGTTATTTATCTACTGGATGTGCTGCTACTCAAACCCAAGCGTCGCCAGCGCTTTGAAGCAGCCGAAGCCAATGCGGGAGATGGCTTAGATGCCGTTACCAGTGAAAAGCTGCTTAAAGAACCTTGGCCGGTCGATTATGCGCGGTCGTTTTTCCCCGTGCTTTTGGTAGTGCTGGTGGTGCGCAGCTTCGTTGTTGAGCCATTTCAGATTCCCTCTGGCTCAATGAAGCCTACGCTGGAAGTGGGTGATTTTATTCTCGTGAATAAATTCGCCTATGGTCTGCGCCTCCCCGTTGTGCATAACCGCTTTTTAGAGGTGGATGACCCCGAACGGGGCGATGTGATGGTGTTTCGTTTCCCCGACGAACCCTCCGTCAATTTTATTAAGCGCGTTGTCGGGTTGCCTGGCGACACTATTCGTTATGAGGGCAAGCAGCTATATATTAATGGTGAGCGGGTCAACAAAGCGCTGATTGAAGAGGGGCCTGAGGACTCTCCCCAGCAGCTCCTGTTAGAAGAGCGGCTGGGTGGCGTTAGCCACTATATTTATAATAACCCCCGTGATCCTGGCCCGCAAATGCGGGAGATAAGGGTGCCCGAGGGCCACTATTTTACTATGGGTGATAACCGCGATCACTCCAATGACAGCCGCTATTGGGGCTTTGTGCCGGAAGAGAACATCGTAGGGCGCGCCTTTGCGGTATGGATGCATTGGGATGGTGGCCTGCCCAGTTTTACGAGCGTGCGTCGTATTGAGTGA
- the rnc gene encoding ribonuclease III → MSNSLTAFCRRIGHTFGDHSLLELAMTHRSYGGRNNERLEFLGDSIVNFVIAEALFQRFPQAREGQLSRLRARLVKGQTLAELAREMAFGECLRLGSGEMKSGGHRRESILADAVEAVIGAIYLDAGMDAVRERVMAWYAERLENISLQDTQKDPKTRLQEFLQSRQAALPRYEVVSVKGEAHAQTFTVECYIDLLSEHTTGKGPSRRHAEQQAAEEALSYLEKHPGDKS, encoded by the coding sequence GTGAGTAATTCCTTAACCGCTTTTTGCCGACGAATCGGCCATACCTTTGGCGATCACTCGCTGTTGGAGCTGGCCATGACGCACCGCAGCTACGGTGGTCGTAACAATGAGCGCCTGGAATTTTTGGGTGACTCTATCGTCAACTTCGTAATTGCTGAGGCGCTGTTTCAACGCTTTCCACAAGCTAGAGAGGGGCAGTTATCGCGCCTGCGAGCCCGCCTTGTGAAAGGTCAAACCCTGGCAGAGCTGGCCCGAGAAATGGCCTTTGGCGAGTGTTTGCGGCTTGGTTCCGGTGAAATGAAAAGCGGCGGCCACCGCCGTGAATCTATCTTAGCCGATGCCGTTGAGGCCGTTATCGGCGCGATCTATCTTGATGCGGGTATGGATGCAGTGCGCGAGCGTGTCATGGCCTGGTATGCCGAACGGCTAGAGAATATTTCGTTGCAAGATACCCAAAAAGATCCGAAAACACGCTTGCAAGAGTTTTTGCAGTCGCGCCAAGCGGCGCTACCGCGCTATGAAGTGGTCTCTGTAAAGGGAGAGGCGCATGCCCAGACCTTTACCGTGGAGTGCTACATTGATTTGTTGAGCGAGCATACCACCGGTAAAGGCCCCAGCCGCCGTCATGCTGAACAGCAAGCAGCTGAAGAAGCCCTTTCCTACCTTGAAAAACATCCTGGAGATAAATCATGA
- the era gene encoding GTPase Era has protein sequence MSQTCGFVAIVGRPNVGKSTLMNRILGQKISITSRRPQTTRHQVMGIKTVDETQFIYVDTPGMHIMSKDRNKAINRFMNQAATQALRDVDCVVFIIDRTRWTEEDQAVLKRLEHVKAPVILAVNKVDRLTDKSDLLPWLAEVGARREFAAVVPISAKHGTQVDTLEEEVAKHLPESIHFFPEDQITDKSLRFMAAELVREKVMRQLGDELPYQMTVEIEEFRETERVTHISALILVERQGQKVILIGENGDRIKSIGREARLDMERALGTKVMLNLWVKVKRGWSDDERALKSLGYDLD, from the coding sequence ATGAGCCAAACCTGCGGATTCGTGGCCATCGTTGGTCGGCCCAACGTAGGCAAATCAACCCTCATGAATCGCATTCTAGGGCAAAAGATCTCCATCACCTCGCGGCGGCCGCAAACCACGCGCCACCAGGTCATGGGGATTAAAACGGTTGATGAGACCCAGTTTATTTACGTTGATACGCCGGGCATGCACATCATGTCCAAAGACCGCAATAAGGCTATCAACCGCTTTATGAACCAGGCGGCCACCCAGGCGCTGCGTGATGTCGACTGCGTTGTGTTTATTATCGACCGCACCCGCTGGACCGAAGAGGATCAGGCGGTATTAAAGCGTTTAGAGCACGTGAAGGCGCCGGTGATTCTAGCGGTCAATAAAGTGGATCGCCTCACGGATAAGAGCGATCTACTCCCGTGGTTGGCTGAAGTAGGCGCCCGCCGTGAGTTTGCGGCAGTGGTACCCATTTCTGCCAAGCACGGTACCCAAGTGGATACGCTGGAAGAAGAAGTAGCTAAACATCTGCCAGAAAGTATTCACTTTTTCCCTGAAGACCAAATCACCGACAAAAGCCTGCGCTTTATGGCCGCTGAGCTGGTGCGTGAAAAAGTGATGCGTCAGTTGGGAGATGAGCTGCCGTATCAAATGACGGTGGAAATTGAAGAGTTTCGTGAGACCGAGCGCGTTACCCACATTAGCGCGCTGATTCTCGTTGAGCGCCAGGGGCAGAAGGTCATCCTGATCGGCGAAAACGGCGACCGGATAAAGAGCATTGGCCGCGAAGCACGTCTAGATATGGAGCGAGCGCTTGGCACCAAGGTAATGCTGAACCTGTGGGTGAAAGTGAAACGCGGCTGGTCAGATGATGAACGCGCATTGAAAAGTCTGGGTTACGACCTCGATTGA
- the recO gene encoding DNA repair protein RecO yields the protein MSAEPAFLLHRRAYRETSALVDLLTLNHGRIRAVAHGGQRPGSKSRQRLQPFTPLFVAWRGEQELKRLTLMESRGHTALLAGEGLLCGLYANEIATRLLPLELSAQEVFAYYSALLEALPMPADRALGLRRFEWALLEVLEATPRFCCPDGSPLDPQTCYRFDALSRAFLPAEPGIEGRTLRYIEQGDWQSTGLASALKAVMRAALAPHLGATALRSRELMLDLARRRQR from the coding sequence ATGTCGGCAGAACCCGCGTTTTTACTGCATCGCAGGGCGTACCGCGAAACCAGTGCGCTGGTCGATCTGCTAACGCTCAACCATGGGCGTATTCGAGCTGTTGCCCACGGGGGGCAGCGGCCCGGCTCCAAGTCTCGACAGCGTCTACAGCCGTTTACACCGCTATTTGTAGCCTGGCGGGGCGAACAGGAACTCAAACGGTTAACTCTGATGGAGTCCCGTGGTCATACTGCGCTGCTAGCAGGCGAGGGGCTACTTTGTGGCCTTTATGCCAACGAAATTGCGACGCGACTACTCCCTCTGGAACTCAGCGCTCAGGAAGTGTTTGCTTACTACAGCGCCTTGCTAGAAGCCCTGCCGATGCCCGCTGATCGTGCCCTCGGCTTGCGCAGATTTGAGTGGGCGTTATTGGAAGTGTTAGAGGCGACACCACGCTTCTGTTGCCCAGACGGTAGCCCGCTTGACCCACAAACCTGCTACCGGTTTGATGCATTAAGCCGCGCTTTTTTACCTGCTGAACCGGGGATTGAAGGCCGCACCCTGCGTTACATTGAACAGGGCGATTGGCAGTCCACGGGATTAGCCAGTGCTTTAAAAGCGGTCATGCGGGCAGCGCTTGCGCCTCATTTGGGCGCAACCGCATTACGCTCCCGTGAGCTGATGCTCGATTTAGCCCGTCGTCGACAGCGTTAA